In Verrucomicrobiia bacterium, one DNA window encodes the following:
- a CDS encoding glycosyltransferase family 4 protein, with protein MKIAVVVPVEESVPPVKYGGTELVAYNLVEGLVKNGHEVHLFATGDSKTSGTLHAVFPEPVRVLAPDPSDSKLREAFKYVAIGRALEEILADEQFDIVHNHIGWRWLPFQNTYQAPTVTTLHGPLDSSYGKRVFEEYPDSKFVSISNDQRKKMPELPIEATVYNGIDVKRFEYVGTPGEYLAFLGRMSPEKGPKQAIQAALLAGERLVMAAKVDAVDQEYFKTEIEPLIDGEQIKFLGEVDHAGKVELLKNAKGLMALIQWDEPFGLFMAEAMACGTPVIAIPRGSVEELVVPEKTGIYVHSVEEAAEAIKRIHTIDRAACRKRAEENFSIESMVKGYEAVFEKLIAG; from the coding sequence ATGAAAATAGCCGTTGTCGTTCCTGTTGAAGAATCGGTCCCGCCAGTCAAATACGGTGGGACTGAATTAGTGGCGTACAACCTTGTGGAAGGCCTGGTGAAAAACGGTCACGAAGTCCACTTGTTTGCCACAGGCGATTCCAAGACTTCCGGCACACTTCACGCCGTTTTCCCAGAGCCTGTCCGGGTGCTTGCACCCGATCCCAGCGATTCAAAGCTACGTGAAGCATTCAAGTACGTGGCCATTGGCCGCGCCCTTGAAGAGATTTTGGCCGATGAGCAATTTGATATCGTCCACAATCACATTGGTTGGCGCTGGCTTCCCTTCCAAAACACCTATCAGGCACCAACCGTCACTACGCTGCACGGCCCTTTGGATTCTTCCTACGGCAAGCGCGTCTTTGAGGAGTATCCAGATTCTAAGTTTGTAAGCATCTCCAACGACCAGCGCAAAAAGATGCCGGAGCTTCCTATTGAGGCTACCGTGTATAACGGTATCGACGTGAAGCGTTTTGAATATGTCGGCACTCCTGGTGAATACCTGGCATTCCTAGGCCGGATGTCACCTGAGAAGGGTCCAAAGCAGGCCATTCAAGCAGCCCTGTTAGCTGGCGAGAGGCTAGTTATGGCCGCCAAGGTGGACGCAGTGGACCAGGAATACTTTAAGACGGAAATCGAGCCTCTCATTGATGGCGAGCAAATTAAGTTCCTGGGCGAAGTGGACCACGCCGGCAAGGTTGAGCTGCTTAAAAACGCCAAGGGGCTTATGGCGCTTATCCAATGGGACGAACCTTTTGGCTTGTTCATGGCAGAAGCCATGGCTTGCGGCACGCCGGTCATCGCCATTCCACGCGGCTCAGTGGAAGAGCTGGTTGTCCCTGAGAAAACAGGGATCTATGTTCATTCAGTAGAGGAGGCGGCCGAGGCTATTAAGCGCATTCATACCATTGATCGCGCTGCCTGCCGCAAGCGCGCAGAAGAAAACTTTTCCATTGAAAGCATGGTAAAGGGCTACGAAGCGGTGTTTGAGAAGCTAATCGCCGGCTAA